Proteins from one Coffea arabica cultivar ET-39 chromosome 8c, Coffea Arabica ET-39 HiFi, whole genome shotgun sequence genomic window:
- the LOC113705268 gene encoding disease resistance protein RPM1-like — MAETVVSLVSNHLATLLREEGSLLGGLREEVQFIMDELGQMRAFLKVAEPKEDDEPRLQEWIKQVRGAAYDIEDVLDEFVLRFAGHRHHGFCGSLQRILKAIKSLPARHQVASEIQSIKSRIKNISERCQRYQVEFGIDHRVTGSSTMKGSRLYSRDDALLVEEAKLVGIDQPKQHLISMLLEGHDYQLKVISVVGMAGLGKTTLVKKVHEDPKVRKNFPVRAWVTVSQTCDFPKLLRDLIRKLHKDLDKSVPQSIESMTTAELKEIVKDFLQQAGRYAIVFDDVWDVEFWNKIKFALPEGNYGNRVMLTTRNADVASTSCTESQDYVYRMKPLSNEDSWTLFCNKIFKGNRCPTHLMNVAKAVLDKCDGLPLAILAIGGLLASKDVSRIDEWEMIQHNLGGKLERVKRILSLSYNDLPSHLKPCLLYLSIYPEDHLIACQRLIQLWIAERFVEWREGMSIEDVAWGYLSELISRSLIQVTEVFYEGSPNTCRIHDLMREVILIKSREQNMVTVTTGQPMTWPSEKVRRLAIHSSCNSSIIQYHQQRQFYSFEHLRSFIAVSSTNPLLSKTFLSEVLRSSKLLKVLELRGEEIEETPNEVFDLLHLTFLSLYGTKVARVPRAIGKLQHLEHLNLGNTGVRELPVEILKLQKLRHLTVFQRVDPSDSDYGFHGFKGPSKLGGLLALQTLNTVDASSGSVIVKEIGKLTQLRELYITQLRREDGKELCSSLVNLTSLRELSIESIGKGDDSEIIDLNHHQHSLSSSSSCSFLQSLRMLIMCGRLETMPVWITHLQNLVKILMIWSGLRAEEDPLESFQHLPNLGEITFCGSYQGERLSFKAGGFLKLKQLWLRRMEGLRWMTVEEGACPYLQRLHLRQLPSLEDLPSGIQHLSHLQRLSLYEMSSRLIEKVGNQKEDREDYRRMAHIPEIVIGFYADDGKWRSRRLWGKKK, encoded by the exons ATGGCAGAAACTGTTGTCTCTCTTGTTTCAAATCATCTCGCAACCTTACTCCGAGAGGAGGGAAGCCTGTTGGGAGGGCTTCGAGAAGAGGTCCAATTCATCATGGATGAGTTGGGGCAGATGAGAGCTTTCCTCAAAGTGGCTGAACCAAAAGAAGATGATGAGCCCAG GCTCCAAGAATGGATCAAGCAAGTGCGCGGAGCTGCTTATGACATTGAAGATGTTCTCGATGAATTTGTACTTCGCTTTGCTGGCCACAGACATCATGGATTCTGTGGCTCCCTGCAGAGAATTCTCAAAGCCATTAAGAGCTTGCCAGCTCGTCATCAGGTTGCCAGTGAAATTCAAAGCATCAAGTCCAGGATAAAAAATATTTCAGAACGATGTCAGAGATACCAAGTTGAATTTGGCATCGATCACCGTGTCACTGGATCTTCAACCATGAAAGGCTCGCGGCTCTATAGCAGGGATGATGCACTTCTAGTGGAGGAAGCAAAATTGGTTGGCATTGACCAGCCCAAACAACATCTGATTTCTATGCTTCTCGAGGGGCACGATTACCAACTCAAAGTTATTTCAGTGGTTGGTATGGCTGGACTAGGGAAAACTACCCTAGTCAAAAAGGTCCATGAAGATCCAAAAGTTAGAAAGAATTTTCCAGTTCGTGCATGGGTAACCGTCTCTCAAACATGCGACTTTCCAAAGCTCCTGAGAGACTTGATTCGGAAGTTGCACAAGGACTTGGACAAATCAGTCCCACAATCGATCGAGTCCATGACTACCGCTGAGCTGAAAGAAattgtcaaagattttcttcaaCAAGCTGGAAGGTATGCAATTGTGTTTGATGACGTGTGGGACGTGGAATTTTggaataaaatcaaatttgcaCTGCCTGAGGGTAACTACGGCAATCGTGTCATGCTAACAACACGAAATGCCGATGTAGCCTCTACCTCTTGTACAGAATCTCAGGATTATGTCTACAGAATGAAGCCACTATCAAATGAAGATTCGTGGACCCTATTTTGTAACAAGATCTTTAAAGGAAATCGTTGCCCCACCCACCTGATGAATGTTGCAAAAGCTGTATTGGATAAATGTGACGGTTTGCCTTTGGCGATTCTTGCGATCGGTGGGCTCTTGGCTTCGAAGGACGTGAGCAGAATAGATGAATGGGAGATGATTCAACACAATCTTGGGGGTAAGCTAGAGAGAGTTAAAAGAATACTTTCTCTGAGTTACAACGATCTGCCTTCGCATCTCAAACCCTGTCTGTTGTATTTAAGCATTTATCCGGAGGATCATCTAATAGCATGCCAGAGGCTGATTCAATTATGGATTGCTGAAAGATTTGTAGAATGGAGAGAAGGAATGAGTATTGAAGATGTAGCCTGGGGCTATCTCAGTGAACTCATCAGTAGAAGCCTAATTCAAGTAACTGAAGTGTTTTATGAAGGATCACCCAACACGTGTCGAATCCATGACTTAATGAGAGAAGTTATTCTCATCAAGTCAAGGGAACAAAACATGGTCACAGTTACTACTGGACAACCAATGACGTGGCCATCTGAGAAGGTACGCCGTCTAGCAATCCATAGTAGTTGCAACAGCAGCATCATCCAATACCACCAACAAAGacaattttattcttttgaacACCTTCGATCATTCATCGCAGTTAGTTCCACCAACCCATTGCTATCCAAAACTTTCCTATCTGAAGTTCTAAGGAGTAGTAAGTTGCTAAAGGTTTTGGAATTGCGAGGTGAAGAGATAGAGGAAACACCAAATGAGGTTTTCGACTTGTTGCATCTCACGTTTCTGAGCCTATATGGTACAAAAGTGGCAAGAGTCCCGAGAGCTATTGGAAAGCTTCAACATTTGGAACATCTGAATTTGGGGAACACTGGAGTTAGGGAATTACCCGTGGAAATCCTAAAGCTGCAAAAGCTTCGGCATCTCACAGTATTCCAACGAGTTGATCCCTCAGATAGTGATTATGGATTTCATGGGTTTAAAGGTCCGTCAAAATTGGGAGGGCTTCTCGCTCTACAAACATTAAACACCGTAGATGCAAGCAGCGGGTCTGTAATAGTTAAAGAGATAGGAAAATTGACCCAATTAAGAGAGTTATATATTACACAGTTGAGAAGAGAAGATGGAAAGGAGCTCTGCTCCTCCCTTGTCAACCTCACCAGCCTTCGGGAATTAAGCATTGAATCAATTGGAAAAGGTGATGATTCTGAGATAATAGATCTAAATCATCATCAacattctctttcttcttcttcttcttgttcgtTTCTTCAATCTCTTCGTATGCTAATTATGTGTGGCCGCTTAGAAACGATGCCAGTGTGGATAACTCATCTTCAAAACTTGGTAAAAATACTTATGATCTGGAGCGGGTTGAGGGCTGAGGAGGATCCACTTGAATCCTTCCAACATTTGCCCAATTTGGGTGAAATTACTTTCTGTGGATCTTACCAGGGAGAAAGGTTGAGTTTCAAGGCTGGAGGCTTCCTAAAGCTGAAACAATTGTGGTTAAGGAGAATGGAAGGGTTGAGATGGATGACAGTGGAGGAGGGTGCATGCCCTTATCTCCAAAGACTACATCTGAGACAGCTTCCATCACTAGAGGACTTACCTTCGGGAATTCAGCACTTGAGCCATCTTCAACGGCTGTCTTTGTATGAGATGAGTTCTCGACTGATAGAGAAGGTGGGGAATCAGAAGGAAGACAGGGAAGATTACAGAAGAATGGCACACATTCCTGAAATTGTCATTGGTTTCTATGCCGATGATGGGAAATGGAGAAGCCGCCGGCTATGGGGGAAGAAGAAGTAA
- the LOC113705612 gene encoding vacuolar protein sorting-associated protein 55 homolog — MADVPGYVRACLQTGKLAMLAILVSGGIVLQILACALYNNWWPMLTVIMYVVLPMPLIFLAGSDTSSLFSESQSGWADVTKFLTGASAVGSIAIPIILKHAGVIGWGAMAMELSSFFTFVLAIVCFIGTSEDDGYSIL; from the exons ATGGCTGACGTGCCGGGATATGTGAGGGCTTGTTTGCAAACAGGAAAGCTGGCTATGTTGGCAATTTTGGTGTCAGGGGGGATTGTATTGCAGATATTG GCATGTGCTTTGTACAACAATTGGTGGCCAATGCTAACAG TAATAATGTATGTGGTTCTACCTATGCCCTTAATTTTTTTGGCTGGCTCGGATACTTCATCTCTCTTCTCTGAATCTCAAAGTGG CTGGGCAGATGTGACTAAATTCTTAACCGGGGCTTCAGCTGTTGGTAGCATAGCAATACCAATCATCTTAAAGCATGCTGGAGTAATTGGCTGGGGGGCAATGGCAATGGAGCTCTCATCCTTTTTCACATTTGTTCTAGCAATCGTGTGTTTCATTGGAACGAGCGAAGATGATGGATATAGCATCCTTTGA
- the LOC113705391 gene encoding uncharacterized protein isoform X1 codes for MASSSRKRPKTLSPHSSSSSPSSFSQYSIPEPSPGFFPSSISEFSRLIAVVTIAASVALFCNYLVTYFNQQPKPFCDSGVDVDFLSVSIGVDNCEPCPSNGICNDGNLECEHGYRKQGNLCIEDRDINAAAMKISELVEVRLCEAYAQYLCSGIGTIWVQKDDLSTYIVEHRVMEDYGLDEHTYAHAKLRAMENIRKLMERRGYTSGPDEFKCPDSLVERYKPITCRIHQWVLDHALLLVPVCVVLVGSILILLKALRRHYLLTRAEEIYNKVCDLLEENALISRSIDGEGEPWVVASWLRDYLLSPRERKDPLLWRKVEELVQDDSRLDRYPKMVKGEAKIVWEWQVEGSLSSSGKRKKTEESTLRSSRLKNSTSNEQSFRFKAGEPLNC; via the exons ATGGCTTCTTCTTccagaaaacgccccaaaaccCTAAGCCCccattcctcttcttcttctccttcatcATTTTCGCAGTACTCCATTCCCGAACCTTCTCCCGGCTTCTTCCCATCGTCAATTTCCGAGTTTTCAAGGCTCATAGCCGTCGTCACCATCGCAGCCTCCGTCGCCTTGTTTTGCAACTATTTAGTCACTTATTTCAATCAACAGCCTAAGCCCTTCTGCGATAGCGGTGTTGATGTCGATTTTCTCTCTG TCTCCATAGGTGTAGATAATTGTGAACCTTGTCCGAGTAATGGAATATGTAACGACGGAAATCTGGAATGTGAACATGGCTACAGAAAGCAGGGGAATTTATGCATCGAGGACAGAGATATCAATGCAGCGGCAATGAAAATT TCAGAGTTGGTGGAAGTTCGCTTGTGTGAAGCTTATGCCCAATATTTGTGCAGCGGAATTGGCACCATTTGG GTGCAAAAGGATGATTTGTCGACCTATATCGTTGAACATCGTGTGATGGAAGATTATGGCTTGGATGAACATACATATGCTCATGCAAAACTGAGAGCAATGGAGAATATTCGCAAGTTGATGGAGAGAAGAGGTTATACTAGTGG ACCTGACGAGTTCAAGTGTCCTGATTCTTTGGTGGAACGTTACAAACCTATCACCTGTCGCATCCACCAATGGGTTCTCGACCATGCTTTACTTTTGGTGCCAGTTTGTGTAGTG CTTGTGGGAAGCATATTGATACTGTTAAAAGCTCTCCGGAGACATTACTTGTTAACTAGAGCTGAAGAGATCTATAACAAG GTTTGCGACTTACTTGAAGAGAATGCGTTGATCTCAAGGAGCATAGATGGTGAGGGTGAACCATGGGTAGTTGCCTCTTGGTTACGAGATTATCTTCTTTCGCCTAGAGAGAGGAAGGACCCCCTCCTATGGAGAAAG GTTGAGGAGTTGGTTCAAGATGATTCTCGTTTGGATCGCTATCCAAAGATGGTAAAGGGTGAAGCTAAGATAGTATGGGAATGGCAAG TTGAAGGTTCTTTGAGCTCCTCTGGCAAGAGGAAAAAGACCGAGGAAAGCACGCTGAGGTCTAGCAGACTCAAGAATTCAACTTCTAATGAGCAGAGCTTCCGATTCAAGGCTGGCGAGCCTCTGAACTGTTGA
- the LOC113705391 gene encoding uncharacterized protein isoform X2, with protein sequence MASSSRKRPKTLSPHSSSSSPSSFSQYSIPEPSPGFFPSSISEFSRLIAVVTIAASVALFCNYLVTYFNQQPKPFCDSGVDVDFLSGVDNCEPCPSNGICNDGNLECEHGYRKQGNLCIEDRDINAAAMKISELVEVRLCEAYAQYLCSGIGTIWVQKDDLSTYIVEHRVMEDYGLDEHTYAHAKLRAMENIRKLMERRGYTSGPDEFKCPDSLVERYKPITCRIHQWVLDHALLLVPVCVVLVGSILILLKALRRHYLLTRAEEIYNKVCDLLEENALISRSIDGEGEPWVVASWLRDYLLSPRERKDPLLWRKVEELVQDDSRLDRYPKMVKGEAKIVWEWQVEGSLSSSGKRKKTEESTLRSSRLKNSTSNEQSFRFKAGEPLNC encoded by the exons ATGGCTTCTTCTTccagaaaacgccccaaaaccCTAAGCCCccattcctcttcttcttctccttcatcATTTTCGCAGTACTCCATTCCCGAACCTTCTCCCGGCTTCTTCCCATCGTCAATTTCCGAGTTTTCAAGGCTCATAGCCGTCGTCACCATCGCAGCCTCCGTCGCCTTGTTTTGCAACTATTTAGTCACTTATTTCAATCAACAGCCTAAGCCCTTCTGCGATAGCGGTGTTGATGTCGATTTTCTCTCTG GTGTAGATAATTGTGAACCTTGTCCGAGTAATGGAATATGTAACGACGGAAATCTGGAATGTGAACATGGCTACAGAAAGCAGGGGAATTTATGCATCGAGGACAGAGATATCAATGCAGCGGCAATGAAAATT TCAGAGTTGGTGGAAGTTCGCTTGTGTGAAGCTTATGCCCAATATTTGTGCAGCGGAATTGGCACCATTTGG GTGCAAAAGGATGATTTGTCGACCTATATCGTTGAACATCGTGTGATGGAAGATTATGGCTTGGATGAACATACATATGCTCATGCAAAACTGAGAGCAATGGAGAATATTCGCAAGTTGATGGAGAGAAGAGGTTATACTAGTGG ACCTGACGAGTTCAAGTGTCCTGATTCTTTGGTGGAACGTTACAAACCTATCACCTGTCGCATCCACCAATGGGTTCTCGACCATGCTTTACTTTTGGTGCCAGTTTGTGTAGTG CTTGTGGGAAGCATATTGATACTGTTAAAAGCTCTCCGGAGACATTACTTGTTAACTAGAGCTGAAGAGATCTATAACAAG GTTTGCGACTTACTTGAAGAGAATGCGTTGATCTCAAGGAGCATAGATGGTGAGGGTGAACCATGGGTAGTTGCCTCTTGGTTACGAGATTATCTTCTTTCGCCTAGAGAGAGGAAGGACCCCCTCCTATGGAGAAAG GTTGAGGAGTTGGTTCAAGATGATTCTCGTTTGGATCGCTATCCAAAGATGGTAAAGGGTGAAGCTAAGATAGTATGGGAATGGCAAG TTGAAGGTTCTTTGAGCTCCTCTGGCAAGAGGAAAAAGACCGAGGAAAGCACGCTGAGGTCTAGCAGACTCAAGAATTCAACTTCTAATGAGCAGAGCTTCCGATTCAAGGCTGGCGAGCCTCTGAACTGTTGA
- the LOC113705391 gene encoding uncharacterized protein isoform X3 has protein sequence MASSSRKRPKTLSPHSSSSSPSSFSQYSIPEPSPGFFPSSISEFSRLIAVVTIAASVALFCNYLVTYFNQQPKPFCDSGVDVDFLSDNCEPCPSNGICNDGNLECEHGYRKQGNLCIEDRDINAAAMKISELVEVRLCEAYAQYLCSGIGTIWVQKDDLSTYIVEHRVMEDYGLDEHTYAHAKLRAMENIRKLMERRGYTSGPDEFKCPDSLVERYKPITCRIHQWVLDHALLLVPVCVVLVGSILILLKALRRHYLLTRAEEIYNKVCDLLEENALISRSIDGEGEPWVVASWLRDYLLSPRERKDPLLWRKVEELVQDDSRLDRYPKMVKGEAKIVWEWQVEGSLSSSGKRKKTEESTLRSSRLKNSTSNEQSFRFKAGEPLNC, from the exons ATGGCTTCTTCTTccagaaaacgccccaaaaccCTAAGCCCccattcctcttcttcttctccttcatcATTTTCGCAGTACTCCATTCCCGAACCTTCTCCCGGCTTCTTCCCATCGTCAATTTCCGAGTTTTCAAGGCTCATAGCCGTCGTCACCATCGCAGCCTCCGTCGCCTTGTTTTGCAACTATTTAGTCACTTATTTCAATCAACAGCCTAAGCCCTTCTGCGATAGCGGTGTTGATGTCGATTTTCTCTCTG ATAATTGTGAACCTTGTCCGAGTAATGGAATATGTAACGACGGAAATCTGGAATGTGAACATGGCTACAGAAAGCAGGGGAATTTATGCATCGAGGACAGAGATATCAATGCAGCGGCAATGAAAATT TCAGAGTTGGTGGAAGTTCGCTTGTGTGAAGCTTATGCCCAATATTTGTGCAGCGGAATTGGCACCATTTGG GTGCAAAAGGATGATTTGTCGACCTATATCGTTGAACATCGTGTGATGGAAGATTATGGCTTGGATGAACATACATATGCTCATGCAAAACTGAGAGCAATGGAGAATATTCGCAAGTTGATGGAGAGAAGAGGTTATACTAGTGG ACCTGACGAGTTCAAGTGTCCTGATTCTTTGGTGGAACGTTACAAACCTATCACCTGTCGCATCCACCAATGGGTTCTCGACCATGCTTTACTTTTGGTGCCAGTTTGTGTAGTG CTTGTGGGAAGCATATTGATACTGTTAAAAGCTCTCCGGAGACATTACTTGTTAACTAGAGCTGAAGAGATCTATAACAAG GTTTGCGACTTACTTGAAGAGAATGCGTTGATCTCAAGGAGCATAGATGGTGAGGGTGAACCATGGGTAGTTGCCTCTTGGTTACGAGATTATCTTCTTTCGCCTAGAGAGAGGAAGGACCCCCTCCTATGGAGAAAG GTTGAGGAGTTGGTTCAAGATGATTCTCGTTTGGATCGCTATCCAAAGATGGTAAAGGGTGAAGCTAAGATAGTATGGGAATGGCAAG TTGAAGGTTCTTTGAGCTCCTCTGGCAAGAGGAAAAAGACCGAGGAAAGCACGCTGAGGTCTAGCAGACTCAAGAATTCAACTTCTAATGAGCAGAGCTTCCGATTCAAGGCTGGCGAGCCTCTGAACTGTTGA